The following proteins come from a genomic window of Lolium rigidum isolate FL_2022 chromosome 5, APGP_CSIRO_Lrig_0.1, whole genome shotgun sequence:
- the LOC124657208 gene encoding microtubule-associated protein futsch yields NAAPGAGAGAGGDHGADDGGESGAPDATTVGLPSSNGHGGPAAVESEDGVGEGKAEGGDNSEDGLLREQGEELGGEEAASAELGIDHADDGADSASPALDSVVDGKELGKETSDPSDVAAPEEQQDGADASLESSSSPDDTPTQAESNPIVLGKELEEKEASDPSDVAAPEEQQDGANASLELASSPDDTPTQAESDPIVLGKELEKVTSAPSDVATPEEQQVWASGSLESSSPDDTPTQAESDPVVLDKELEKETSAPSDVAAPEVQQDGANASLESSSPDETPTQAEPDPIVLGKEVEKDTSAPSDVAAPEEQQDGASASLESSSPDDTPTEAESDPIVSESDPIVLESEGSGEQSKEEEIDAEIKELGTDGSGVSEVNGQHDAGVSADSCVTATEPVIHLNEGKHQQSAVTELVEQDGSNGHAHAEPIADSCTSAPESDIDGGLEQQSDALEAEPEVSDGSNCGAYKGPVEEEVAANGLGCAEDTLNTSAELETAVDEGEGEVASGVVETEAVIGKDSEGDLHDGQVVAVTSDEEAKPPAEEGISEAIPAESGVCVITGNVREPVVQDDELVKNDVSPGILHSEQSEPDQVVELNGGQEVQVEVAADDGNTPVSDVKAVIVEMNTSDSVQTQDLGSALEDRSVPPHENSIGEVEEEVNEHACPDDAHLALNDYSSVQTGKQGQFELPGAGVADKADNVVLEAEPRNGVETEVVDVVRLDVPAASTVHNEPRSIDFINNASLDTELETSDHVQAMECSSQEVSSTTVDQVISGVTEEHGTAVADDAELRCKQGDASLEVSSEASVDQGEPVAFGDNKAVVVDEVKPSSATGNESDVVREASDICQTGESHDLAADYQSNSDHPEIFDASATCEELVSPIEGPRLSDETLEPGVKAPCSAQEMGSSDVTCKDVENINACNISSQEVETKCLEVLEPSSIDGVVVPVEHKNDDKNAQKGKEKIAEDSTDSPMDLDKSHKGYIKFIGPPNLFHIVKVPRFAGDDVWARVQEAQVHLDRLTQERDALNVRRKNQKAIVDGYKDKFNAARQEESEARAAFVDKRNGLDSARSVIGKLNQANSIEEIDELIARKERTMEHETISLKQEKLFIKEINELKTQRKQVCSNLGSKAEISEAFHQKDHIHEQHKTLKKEADLLSKNLKSLEENRKKIQISYEDEKAVLGKIIDELNAANVIRQQAYKNWSALRTEPTKKNKYFRMYMTDRDEVSKFTDKDKLEAYCNNQVKNFMEMWNKDDDFRRMYVEANKFSTLKRLETHDGRLLGPGEDRPVIPRNNFNRRPNNPSQLTASSPNMPIATSKEAPEKSAAVVVPVEEDSFPVLPPTQIHKQVKSKTAGSSSQKEITTAPVSEVEDVKHIEKEKARRPAEELELTKKADEELARKDKEIEEQRAAERERIVSEQKAKAKEAAERKKRQAQKAQERIEFRLLKEAEEREKRKEQKIHKIVTVPAGLAGGNGEGSSAATGTPDTESNSSENARDSKVPQQAPPRRNTNRAVKQINKLEPMPDPLKNKFRKKTQHYVFIGVAVALAVVALILAGRSLNLPGLNFLGS; encoded by the exons AATGCAGCcccgggcgcgggcgcgggcgcgggcggagATCACGGCGCCGACGACGGTGGGGAATCGGGCGCTCCCGACGCCACTACCGTCGGGCTTCCGTCTTCCAACGGGCATGGTGGCCCGGCCGCTGTGGAGtccgaggatggtgtgggcgaagGCAAAGCGGAGGGGGGCGACAATTCTGAAGATGGACTACTGAGGGAGCAGGGGGAAGAGCTGGGCGGAGAAGAGGCTGCATCGGCTGAACTTGGAATTGACCATGCCGATGATGGTGCTGATTCCGCCTCACCTGCTTTGGATTCTGTAGTTGATGGCAAGGAGCTCGGAAAGGAAACAAGTGATCCTTCTGATGTTGCGGCTCCTGAAGAACAACAGGATGGAGCGGATGCTTCTCTGGAATCGTCCAGTAGTCCGGATGATACCCCGACACAGGCTGAGTCTAATCCAATCGTACTGGGCAAGGAGCTCGAGGAAAAGGAGGCAAGTGATCCTTCTGATGTTGCGGCTCCTGAAGAACAACAGGATGGAGCGAATGCTTCTCTGGAGTTGGCCAGTAGTCCGGATGATACCCCCACACAGGCTGAGTCTGATCCAATCGTACTGGGCAAGGAGCTCGAAAAAGTAACAAGTGCTCCTTCTGATGTTGCCACTCCTGAAGAACAACAGGTTTGGGCGAGTGGTTCTCTGGAATCCAGCAGTCCGGATGATACCCCCACACAGGCTGAGTCTGATCCCGTCGTATTGGACAAAGAGCTCGAAAAAGAAACAAGTGCTCCTTCTGATGTTGCAGCTCCTGAAGTACAACAGGATGGGGCGAATGCTTCTCTGGAATCCAGCAGTCCGGATGAAACCCCCACACAGGCTGAGCCTGATCCCATCGTATTGGGCAAGGAGGTCGAAAAGGACACAAGTGCTCCTTCTGATGTTGCCGCTCCTGAAGAACAGCAGGATGGAGCGAGTGCTTCTCTGGAGTCCAGCAGTCCGGATGATACCCCCACAGAGGCTGAGTCTGATCCCATTGTATCAGAGTCTGATCCCATCGTACTGGAGTCTGAGGGTAGTGGCGAGCAAAGCAAAGAAGAAGAGATTGATGCTGAAATCAAGGAGCTGGGCACAGATGGATCAGGTGTTTCTGAGGTGAATGGACAGCATGATGCTGGCGTGAGTGCTGATTCATGTGTAACTGCTACTGAGCCTGTGATTCACCTCAATGAGGGCAAGCATCAACAGTCTGCTGTCACAGAATTGGTGGAGCAGGATGGGAGCAACGGACATGCCCATGCTGAGCCAATTGCTGATTCTTGCACATCTGCTCCTGAGTCTGACATTGATGGGGGCTTAGAGCAACAGTCAGATGCACTGGAGGCTGAGCCTGAAGTGTCAGATGGAAGCAATTGTGGAGCATACAAGGGACCTGTAGAAGAGGAAGTTGCTGCGAATGGCCTTGGCTGTGCTGAGGACACTCTTAATACTTCCGCAGAGCTTGAAACTGCGGTTGATGAGGGTGAGGGCGAAGTCGCCTCTGGTGTTGTTGAAACGGAAGCCGTAATAGGAAAAGATAGTGAGGGAGATTTGCATGATGGTCAGGTTGTTGCTGTCACATCTGATGAGGAAGCGAAACCTCCTGCCGAGGAGGGAATAAGTGAAGCCATTCCTGCTGAATCTGGGGTGTGTGTAATTACTGGGAATGTAAGGGAACCAGTAGTGCAAGATGATGAATTGGTCAAGAATGATGTCTCTCCTGGCATACTTCATTCAGAACAATCTGAACCAGATCAAGTTGTTGAACTTAATGGGGGTCAAGAAGTCCAGGTAGAAGTTGCTGCAGATGATGGAAACACGCCAGTTTCTGATGTGAAGGCTGTCATCGTGGAAATGAACACATCAGACAGCGTTCAAACACAAGATCTTGGGTCTGCATTGGAAGACAGGAGTGTGCCACCGCACGAGAATTCAATAGGCGAAGTCGAGGAGGAGGTAAACGAACATGCTTGCCCTGATGATGCACATTTAGCTCTGAATGACTATTCTTCTGTACAGACTGGAAAGCAAGGGCAGTTCGAATTACCTGGTGCTGGTGTAGCTGATAAAGCTGACAATGTTGTGTTAGAGGCAGAACCAAGGAATGGGGTTGAGACGGAGGTTGTTGACGTTGTTCGGTTGGATGTGCCTGCAGCTTCTACTGTTCATAATGAACCAAGGTCCATTGATTTCATCAACAATGCTAGCCTGGATACTGAATTGGAAACTTCTGACCATGTACAGGCAATGGAGTGTAGTTCTCAGGAAGTATCTAGCACCACTGTCGATCAAGTTATATCTGGTGTTACTGAGGAACATGGAACTGCTGTGGCTGATGACGCTGAACTTAGATGTAAACAAGGTGATGCATCTCTTGAAGTATCTAGCGAAGCTTCTGTTGATCAAGGTGAACCTGTTGCATTTGGTGACAATAAAGCTGTTGTAGTAGATGAGGTTAAGCCCTCTTCGGCTACAGGAAATGAATCTGACGTGGTTCGTGAAGCTAGTGACATTTGTCAAACAGGCGAATCACATGATTTGGCTGCAGATTACCAATCGAATAGTGACCATCCAGAGATCTTCGATGCATCAGCTACTTGTGAAGAGCTAGTTTCTCCAATTGAAGGTCCTCGCCTTTCAGATGAAACATTGGAACCTGGAGTTAaggctccttgctcagcccaggaGATGGGCTCGTCAGATGTGACATGTAAAGATGTGGAAAATATAAATGCATGCAATATATCTTCTCAAGAAGTTGAAACCAAATGTTTGGAAG TATTGGAACCTTCATCTATTGACGGGGTAGTTGTTCCAGTGGAGCACAAGAATGATGACAAAAATGCACAGAAAGGCAAGGAGAAGATTGCTGAAGACTCCACTGATTCACCTATGGATCTTGATAAGAGTCACAAGGGATATATAAAGTTCATTGGGCCACCGAATTTGTTCCACATAGTAAAGGTTCCAAGATTTGCTGGTGATGACGTCTGGGCAAGAGTACAGGAGGCGCAAGTTCATCTGGATCGCCTGACTCAAGAAAGAGATGCACTTAATGTTCGCAGGAAAAACCAGAAG GCTATTGTTGATGGGTATAAAGACAAATTTAATGCAGCACGGCAAGAAGAGAGTGAAGCGAGAGCTGCTTTTGTTGATAAGAGGAATGGTCTAGATAGTGCACGTTCAGTGATTGGGAAGTTGAATCAAGCAAATTCAATTGAAGAAATTGATGAGCTG ATTGCGAGGAAAGAGAGGACTATGGAACATGAGACCATTTCTTTGAAACAAGAGAAGCTTTTCATTAAAGAGATTAATGAACTAAAAACCCAAAGGAAGCAAGTGTGCTCCAATCTGGGCTCAAAGGCTGAAATCAGTGAAGCATTCCATCAAAAGGATCACATTCACGAGCAACATAAG ACTTTGAAGAAGGAAGCAGATTTACTTTCAAAGAATCTGAAGTCCCTTGAGGAGAACAGAAAAAAGATTCAAATTTCGTATGAAGATGAAAAAGCAGTTCTGGGAAAAATAATTGATGAATTGAATGCTGCCAATGTAATACGTCAACAGGCCTACAAGAATTGGTCTGCCCTGAGAACGGAACCAACCAAGAAG AACAAGTACTTCAGAATGTACATGACAGACCGCGATGAGGTGAGCAAGTTTACTGACAAGGATAAACTTGAGGCATATTGTAATAATCAG GTAAAGAACTTTATGGAGATGTGGAACAAAGATGATGACTTCCGCAGGATGTATGTTGAAGCAAACAAGTTTAGCACTCTGAAGAGACTTGAGACCCATGATGGAAGATTACTTGGCCCTGGAGAGGATCGTCCAGTCATTCCCAGGAACAATTTCAACAGAAGACCTAACAATCCATCTCAACTCACTGCTTCAAGCCCAAACATGCCCATTGCAACTTCAAAAGAAGCACCTGAAAAGTCTGCTGCAGTTGTAGTTCCTGTAGAAGAGGATTCATTTCCAGTTTTACCACCAACCCAGATCCATAAGCAGGTCAAATCAAAGACAGCTGGTAGTTCATCCCAGAAAGAAATAACTACAGCTCCAGTGTCAGAAGTGGAAGATGTAAAACACATTGAAAAGGAAAAGGCCCGTCGTCCTGCTGAGGAGTTGGAGCTAACAAAGAAGGCGGATGAGGAGTTGGCACGGAAGGATAAGGAAATAGAAGAGCAGAGGGCAGCTGAAAGGGAACGAATTGTGTCGGAGCAGAAGGCCAAAGCTAAGGAGGCTGCTGAGAGGAAGAAAAGGCAAGCACAAAAGGCTCAGGAAAGAATTGAGTTCAGATTACTGAAGGAAGCCGAGGAGAGGGAAAAG AGGAAAGAACAGAAGATCCATAAGATTGTCACAGTGCCAGCAGGCTTGGCAGGTGGTAATGGCGAGGGCAGCTCTGCAGCTACAGGTACACCAGACACTGAAAGTAATTCATCCGAAAATGCTAGGGATTCCAAGGTTCCTCAACAAGCACCCCCAAGGAGGAATACTAACAGGGCAGTGAAGCAGATAAACAAGCTAGAGCCTATGCCCGATCCCCTGAAAAACAAGTTCAGAAAGAAAACGCAGCATTATGTTTTCATTGGAGTTGCGGTTGCCCTAGCGGTTGTTGCGTTGATCCTTGCAGGCAGATCCTTAAACCTCCCCGGTTTAAATTTTCTTGGCTCCTGA
- the LOC124657209 gene encoding uncharacterized protein LOC124657209, with amino-acid sequence MGSCVSRSPASGSGRAVTTAKVVGLDGSMTQYAAPVTARDALGDDKSGQGALVFLCSSDELSFDTPPRALADEEALQPGWLYFVLPVSMLRLALSGHEMAALAVRASSALAIVSGVASPPRRKNMTGTNGMQRKTARVAPLILAPNNDEDAELADSGSSVHSYGKYGAAQKTVRGGDDMTAGKTRKRAGYRSRSARHRRHAEDVPRLSAILEDDDF; translated from the coding sequence ATGGGCTCCTGCGTCTCGCGCTCGCCGGCGTCGGGCTCCGGGCGGGCGGTGACCACGGCGAAGGTGGTTGGCCTGGACGGCTCCATGACGCAGTACGCGGCGCCAGTCACGGCGCGCGACGCACTGGGGGATGACAAGAGCGGCCAAGGCGCCTTGGTCTTCCTATGCAGCTCCGACGAGCTCAGCTTCGACACACCCCCGCGCGCGCTGGCGGACGAGGAGGCGCTGCAGCCCGGGTGGCTCTACTTCGTGCTCCCCGTCTCCATGCTCCGCCTCGCGCTCTCCGGGCACGAGATGGCCGCCCTCGCCGTCAGGGCCAGCTCCGCGCTCGCCATCGTCAGCGGCGTTGCGTCTCCTCCGAGGCGCAAGAATATGACAGGCACCAACGGAATGCAACGAAAAACGGCTCGAGTGGCGCCGCTCATTCTTGCCCCCAACAACGACGAGGACGCCGAACTAGCAGACAGTGGATCGAGCGTGCACTCATACGGCAAATACGGTGCAGCGCAAAAGACGGTGCGCGGCGGCGACGATATGACGGCCGGAAAGACGAGGAAGCGAGCAGGCTACAGAAGCCGCAGcgctcgtcatcgtcgtcatgcAGAAGACGTGCCGAGGTTAAGCGCCATTCTGGAAGACGATGACTTCTGA
- the LOC124652796 gene encoding protein TIC 62, chloroplastic has translation MEAKAAAVSLSAPLPRCRISNMLACSARRSSRRCRYHHGAPLRSLAASSSARSFPAARVYASAATTPAKEQDLVFVAGATGKVGSRTVRELIKLGFRVRAAVRSKQRASPLVQSVERLELGEGTASSRLELVECDLEKQGDSAIAAAIGGASLVVCSIGASEKEILDVTGPYRIDYLATANLVRAAASAGVEHFVLVTSLGTTRVGFPAALLNLFWGVLYWKKLAEEALVASGVPYTIVRPGGMERPTDAYKETHNLVVAPRDTYVGGLVSNLQIAELIACVAKNRSAAYCKVVEVVAETTAPLLPTEDLLAKVPSDPGRSPPPPPPAPAAPVTEAVKESPPAPPAAEAPAPPAASVAPPPAAAPKAAERPLSPYTAYAGLKPPSSPTPSFSSGATSQAKESPPVAAAPAAPAPAAPAPAAPVPAAPATAKQRPLSPYTAYEGMKPPSSPTPSFSSGKAKDDASPSPPPPAASPDAATSTTAEAAATPPTSLGSSDNGAPTTAAPARPLSPYARYEDLKPPSTPTPSAPKV, from the exons ATGGAGGCCAAGGCCGCCGCCGTCTCCCTGTCGGCGCCGCTGCCACGCTGCCGTATCAGCAACATGCTCGCGTGctccgcgcggaggtcgtcgcGCAGGTGCAGGTACCATCACGGCGCTCCTCTTAGATCACTCGCTGCCTCCTCCTCTGCTCGCTCCTTCCCCGCCGCTCGCGTCTACGCCTCAGCGGCGACGACGCCGGCGAAAGAGCAGGACCTCGTCTTCGTCGCCGGCGCCACCGGAAAGGTCGGCTCCCGGACCGTAAG GGAGCTCATCAAGCTCGGCTTCCGCGTCCGCGCCGCCGTCCGGAGCAAGCAGAGGGCGTCGCCCCTCGTGCAGAGCGTGGAGCGGCTGGAGCTGGGCGAAGGGACCGCGAGCTCGAGGCTGGAGCTGGTGGAGTGCGACCTGGAGAAGCAGGGCGACTCGGCCATCGCGGCGGCCATCGGCGGCGCGTCCCTCGTGGTGTGCTCCATCGGCGCCAGCGAGAAGGAGATCCTCGACGTCACGGGGCCCTACCGCATCGACTACTTGGCCACCGCCAACCTCGTGCGCGCCGCGGCCTCGGCGGGCGTCGAGCACTTCGTCCTCGTCACCTCCCTCGGCACCACCAGGGTCGGCTTCCCCGCCGCCCTCCTCAA CTTGTTCTGGGGCGTGCTGTACTGGAAGAAGCTGGCGGAGGAGGCGCTGGTGGCGAGCGGCGTGCCGTACACGATCGTGCGGCCGGGAGGGATGGAGAGGCCGACGGACGCGTACAAGGAGACGCACAACCTCGTGGTGGCGCCGCGGGACACCTACGTCGGCGGCCTGGTCTCCAACCTGCAGATCGCGGAGCTGATCGCGTGCGTGGCCAAGAACCGGAGCGCGGCGTACTGCAAGGTGGTTGAGGTGGTGGCCGAGACCACCGCGCCGCTTCTGCCCACGGAGGACCTCCTCGCGAAGGTACCCTCCGACCCCGGCAGGtctccgccacctccaccgcccgCTCCGGCGGCTCCGGTCACCGAGGCGGTGAAGGAGTCGCCTCCTGCACCACCAGCAGCAGAGGCACCAGCGCCACCAGCTGCATCAGTAGCACCACCACCAGCTGCAGCGCCGAAAGCAGCAGAGCGGCCACTCTCGCCCTACACGGC GTACGCGGGGTTGAAGCCACCGTCGTCCCCAACACCCAGCTTCAGCAGCGGCGCCACCAGTCAGGCCAAGGAGTCACCTCCTGTCGCTGCAGCACCagctgctcctgctccggcagcaccagcaccagctgCCCCTGTTCCTGCTGCTCCGGCAACAGCAAAGCAACGGCCGCTCTCACCCTACACGGC TTACGAGGGCATGAAGCCGCCGTCTTCCCCGACTCCCAGCTTTAGCAGCGGCAAGGCGAAGGATGacgcttctccttctccgccgccccCGGCCGCCTCTCCGGATGCGGCAACTAGCACCACCGCCGAGGCTGCAGCTACGCCGCCGACGTCGTTGGGCTCCAGCGACAACGGAGCTCCAACGACTGCTGCTCCAGCGCGCCCACTTTCACCATATGCTAG GTACGAAGACCTCAAACCGCCATCCACGCCGACTCCATCCGCGCCCAAAGTATAG